The following proteins come from a genomic window of Anaerobutyricum hallii:
- a CDS encoding BlaI/MecI/CopY family transcriptional regulator, which translates to MGKKIPRITNSEMQILEVLWDEGEALTSSEIVEVSDDRTWKSSSVHLLLNSLLKKNFVQVAGFKKTTKNYARTFEPSMTREEYSMKQLQQEKKKNTRVFSGLFNTFVSEEISSESLQKLSSLIESRLDNLDDEE; encoded by the coding sequence ATGGGTAAGAAGATTCCAAGAATTACAAATAGTGAGATGCAGATTCTAGAAGTGTTGTGGGATGAAGGAGAGGCTCTAACATCTTCAGAAATCGTAGAAGTATCAGATGATCGGACATGGAAGTCAAGCTCGGTGCATTTATTATTAAATTCGCTTTTAAAGAAGAATTTCGTTCAAGTTGCCGGATTTAAGAAGACAACAAAGAATTACGCCAGAACATTTGAGCCATCTATGACAAGAGAAGAATATTCTATGAAGCAGTTACAGCAGGAGAAGAAGAAAAATACGAGAGTATTTTCTGGCTTGTTTAATACTTTTGTTTCCGAGGAGATAAGCTCGGAATCTTTACAGAAACTTTCTAGTTTAATTGAGTCAAGGTTAGATAATTTAGATGACGAAGAATAG
- a CDS encoding M56 family metallopeptidase: MISLYSLIWTVLVSCPLLLLIVVLRRRTACLMKYGVTFICILYAFCVIRMLIPIEVPVFQKVICDPHMFSFLMKTYADLGTDKRRLALWTIFGIWVLGIIAWSIYYSITVGGLLIKLRRTCYKGDGRVERILEEIAPNSGISIRYTDLVDTPFLVGIFKPTIYMTEVECTDTQIKYILTHEYTHWKRKDPWKLLFAYLMIIIFWWNPLFRLLHKDIKLMIEMGCDKTMLRDYPMRYALEYLKTICYVLEAEKHSLKKLNFNSLNFVDINSEEGFKQRLFYILDAKENLKLQKKVNIAVICGCFIWMLSSYYFILQPTYSPDKEIQNQEESVFTGKDLYLEKKKDGTYILHIGRTVEKISKKDIEKGLYNSYPIIEER, from the coding sequence ATGATATCATTATATTCTTTAATATGGACAGTTTTAGTTAGCTGCCCGTTGCTTCTCCTGATAGTCGTTTTAAGAAGAAGAACAGCCTGCCTGATGAAGTATGGAGTTACATTTATCTGTATTTTATATGCATTTTGTGTAATCAGAATGTTAATACCAATAGAAGTACCAGTGTTTCAGAAAGTAATTTGTGATCCACATATGTTTTCTTTTCTGATGAAAACGTATGCAGACTTAGGAACAGATAAAAGAAGGCTGGCTTTATGGACTATTTTTGGTATATGGGTTCTGGGGATTATCGCCTGGTCGATTTACTACAGCATTACTGTAGGTGGGCTGCTTATAAAGTTACGAAGAACCTGTTATAAAGGGGATGGACGAGTAGAGCGTATTTTAGAAGAGATTGCTCCAAACAGTGGTATTTCTATAAGATATACAGATTTAGTGGATACACCATTTTTAGTAGGTATATTTAAACCAACGATTTATATGACAGAAGTAGAATGCACAGATACACAAATCAAATATATTTTAACGCATGAATATACACACTGGAAGAGAAAGGATCCTTGGAAGTTATTATTTGCATATCTGATGATTATTATATTTTGGTGGAATCCGTTATTTCGACTTTTACATAAAGATATTAAACTGATGATAGAGATGGGGTGTGATAAGACCATGCTCCGAGACTATCCTATGAGATATGCATTAGAATACTTGAAAACAATATGTTATGTATTGGAAGCAGAGAAACATTCATTAAAAAAATTGAATTTTAATTCTTTGAATTTTGTTGATATAAACAGTGAAGAAGGGTTCAAACAAAGACTTTTTTACATATTAGATGCGAAAGAAAATTTGAAGTTGCAGAAGAAGGTAAATATAGCTGTGATTTGTGGATGCTTTATATGGATGCTTAGTTCTTATTATTTTATATTACAGCCAACATACAGCCCAGATAAAGAAATTCAAAATCAAGAAGAATCTGTTTTTACTGGAAAAGATTTGTATTTAGAAAAGAAAAAAGATGGAACATATATTTTGCATATTGGAAGGACTGTAGAGAAAATATCCAAAAAAGATATTGAAAAAGGATTGTACAATTCATATCCTATAATAGAAGAAAGGTAA
- a CDS encoding NAD(P)H-dependent flavin oxidoreductase has translation MRKEQFSIGKKQLKVPIIQGGMGVGISLGGLAGAVAKEGGAGTISAAQIGFREPDFYENPVEANKRAIHKEMDKARKISPEGVIGFNLMVAMNDYETYAREVIAAGADFIVSGAGLPVDLPAYIKDSDIAIAPIVSTRKSAHVILKFWDKKYKKTADFIVIEGPMAGGHLGFHKEQLGELTPEIYAEEVKEIITVVRKYEEKYEKKIPVILAGGIYEHADYERAFTLGADGVQIATRFVTTEECDADERYKQAYIQAKKEDIVIVNSPVGMPGRAIRNVFLDKVKTEGRIPPTKCLRCIHTCNPAETPYCITEALIHAAKGEVDQALLFCGGRAYEAKTIETVKKVIDYFCKDCL, from the coding sequence ATGAGAAAAGAACAATTTTCCATTGGGAAAAAACAATTAAAAGTCCCGATTATACAGGGTGGTATGGGCGTTGGTATCAGTCTTGGCGGACTGGCCGGAGCTGTCGCAAAAGAAGGTGGGGCCGGAACGATATCTGCTGCGCAGATTGGTTTTCGTGAACCGGATTTTTATGAGAATCCAGTAGAAGCGAATAAACGTGCGATTCATAAAGAAATGGATAAAGCAAGAAAGATTTCTCCGGAAGGAGTCATTGGCTTTAATCTGATGGTGGCAATGAATGATTATGAAACGTATGCACGCGAAGTGATTGCGGCGGGAGCTGACTTTATCGTATCAGGAGCAGGGCTTCCGGTTGATCTTCCTGCTTATATAAAAGATAGTGATATTGCAATCGCTCCCATTGTATCTACCAGAAAATCTGCCCATGTTATTTTGAAATTCTGGGATAAAAAATATAAAAAAACAGCAGATTTTATTGTTATTGAAGGGCCTATGGCAGGAGGACATCTTGGTTTCCATAAAGAACAGCTAGGAGAACTTACTCCAGAAATTTACGCCGAAGAAGTAAAAGAAATTATTACTGTAGTAAGAAAATATGAAGAAAAATATGAGAAAAAAATCCCTGTCATTCTGGCAGGAGGGATTTATGAGCATGCAGATTATGAAAGAGCATTTACTCTTGGTGCAGATGGAGTGCAGATTGCAACCCGTTTTGTAACAACAGAAGAATGTGATGCAGATGAACGTTATAAACAAGCCTATATTCAAGCCAAAAAAGAAGATATCGTTATCGTAAACAGTCCGGTAGGTATGCCGGGAAGAGCAATCAGAAATGTTTTTTTAGACAAAGTAAAAACCGAAGGCAGAATTCCACCAACAAAGTGTCTTCGCTGTATTCATACCTGCAATCCGGCAGAAACACCGTACTGCATCACCGAAGCACTTATTCACGCAGCCAAAGGAGAAGTCGATCAGGCCCTTTTATTCTGCGGAGGACGTGCTTATGAAGCAAAAACAATAGAAACAGTAAAAAAAGTAATTGATTATTTCTGTAAAGATTGTTTATAA
- a CDS encoding MarR family winged helix-turn-helix transcriptional regulator — translation MNNVRETINTMLVKTFHEILELEEKAIITDEFSDISNNDMHIIEAIGLGEGARMSVVAKRLNITVGSLTTSMNSLVNKGYVARSRSEKDRRVVNVYLLEKGIAAYKHHEEFHEKMLDAIMETLSPEELVVWAKSCDRLTHFLKSYDKTH, via the coding sequence ATGAACAATGTAAGAGAAACAATAAACACAATGTTAGTAAAGACTTTCCACGAGATTTTAGAATTAGAAGAGAAGGCGATCATCACAGATGAATTTTCGGATATAAGCAATAATGATATGCATATCATAGAAGCAATCGGTCTGGGTGAAGGAGCACGCATGAGTGTGGTAGCGAAACGTTTGAATATCACAGTAGGTTCGCTCACAACATCTATGAACAGTCTTGTAAATAAAGGCTATGTAGCGAGATCACGAAGTGAAAAAGACAGGCGGGTTGTTAACGTATATCTCCTTGAAAAAGGAATTGCTGCTTATAAACATCATGAAGAATTCCATGAAAAAATGTTAGATGCTATCATGGAAACCCTGAGTCCGGAAGAACTTGTCGTATGGGCAAAGTCCTGCGATCGTCTGACTCACTTTTTGAAATCATACGACAAAACCCATTAA